The following proteins are encoded in a genomic region of Mobula hypostoma chromosome 23, sMobHyp1.1, whole genome shotgun sequence:
- the LOC134336729 gene encoding claudin-4-like — translation MANAGLEILGLSLGVIGWLGAIIACALPMWRVTAFIGSNIVVAQIIWEGLWMNCIVQSTGQMQCKVYDSLLALSQDLQASRALTIIAIVLGVLGILISIVGAKCTNCIDDEATKAKVMIVAGIIFILCGVLILIPVSWSANTIIRDFYNPLVTDAQKRELGASLYIGWGTSGLLMLGGALLCCSCPPKDTKYTPSRVAYSAARSTGHSGYDRKDYV, via the coding sequence ATGGCTAATGCTGGACTTGAAATCCTGGGATTATCCCTGGGAGTGATCGGATGGCTGGGAGCCATTATAGCCTGTGCCTTACCCATGTGGAGAGTGACCGCTTTCATTGGAAGTAACATCGTGGTGGCGCAGATCATTTGGGAAGGTCTTTGGATGAACTGCATTGTTCAGAGTACCGGGCAGATGCAGTGTAAAGTGTACGACTCGCTCTTGGCGCTCTCGCAAGATCTCCAGGCTTCCAGAGCTTTGACCATCATCGCCATTGTGTTGGGAGTCCTGGGCATCCTCATCTCCATCGTGGGTGCCAAGTGTACCAACTGTATTGATGATGAGGCGACCAAAGCCAAGGTTATGATTGTGGCTGGAATTATCTTCATACTTTGTGGAGTGCTGATCCTGATCCCGGTGTCCTGGTCAGCGAACACCATCATCAGAGATTTCTACAACCCGCTGGTCACCGATGCCCAGAAGAGAGAACTTGGCGCCTCCCTCTACATCGGATGGGGAACCTCGGGTCTGCTGATGCTCGGAGGGGCTCTGCTCTGCTGTTCCTGCCCCCCGAAGGATACCAAGTACACGCCTTCCAGAGTGGCCTACTCTGCCGCCAGGTCCACAGGTCACAGTGGGTACGACAGGAAGGACTATGTGTGA